In one window of Candidatus Scalindua sp. DNA:
- the rpsB gene encoding 30S ribosomal protein S2, with product MSILNIQELVDAGFHFGHRTSRWNPKMKPFIFGKRNLIHIINLKETVRGLITAYKFLVKISSANKNVLFVGTKWQAKDAIVAEAKRCNMHYISERWLGGTLTNFETIRKRLKRLEELEEMESSGSIHAYSKKMISSFTRERKKINKNLEGIRGMDTIPSVLVVVDPKKEHIAIKEALKMGIPTICLTDTDCDPGLVDICVPGNDDAIRSVRLFLNKAAEAILEGQPSVDEGEHTAVLQEST from the coding sequence TTGTCAATTTTAAATATTCAAGAACTGGTTGATGCAGGTTTTCACTTTGGACACAGGACTAGCCGTTGGAATCCAAAGATGAAACCCTTTATCTTCGGGAAACGCAACTTAATACACATAATAAACTTAAAGGAAACAGTAAGGGGCCTGATTACTGCATACAAGTTTTTGGTAAAGATCTCCTCTGCTAATAAAAACGTTCTTTTTGTCGGTACAAAGTGGCAGGCAAAAGATGCAATTGTTGCAGAAGCTAAACGTTGTAATATGCATTATATCAGTGAAAGATGGCTTGGCGGAACACTGACAAACTTTGAGACGATCCGTAAGCGTTTAAAACGTCTGGAAGAATTAGAGGAGATGGAGAGCAGCGGTTCGATTCATGCGTACAGTAAAAAGATGATCTCCTCCTTTACCCGTGAAAGAAAGAAAATTAATAAAAATCTTGAAGGAATTAGAGGGATGGACACGATACCGTCTGTATTGGTTGTTGTTGATCCTAAGAAGGAGCATATTGCGATAAAAGAGGCTTTGAAGATGGGGATTCCAACAATCTGTTTAACAGATACCGATTGCGATCCTGGTTTGGTAGATATCTGTGTGCCGGGGAATGATGATGCTATCAGGTCTGTAAGACTCTTCCTGAATAAGGCTGCAGAGGCTATTTTAGAAGGACAGCCTTCGGTTGATGAAGGAGAGCACACCGCCGTATTACAAGAAAGTACCTAG
- a CDS encoding radical SAM protein, producing MTTFDFLHIDAKIEKDKIVGHAGGALGEMMQPYVNQFFGKLNELKVIAKVNGGHVYNLYNPPFPSEAGMRFLTRKLRMMLTKMAFPVTANLAITHSCQCRCIHCSADPFIDHTKKELTVEEIKTVVSGALDLGASLVIYVGGEPLLRKELFDLIEFVDKSKAIAMIFTNGLLLTEENVKKLAEAGLASLNISIDSSEPGLHNEFRVVPGCFEKAFEGAERCRKAGILTGISTYATSEGIKNGNVEKLLKMAQQQGFSEVTIFDCIPSGRFLKDTSKILGSEDRRQLIALAKKYHEMEHPMGVNAMALINSPKGVGCYGAQSQFYMTAYGDINPCDFNPINFGNVRDMPIQAIWKKMVTHPDFSKRHPTCRMQSKSYRRKFIDPIPDNAKLPISIEEFESIPKVESLVGC from the coding sequence ATGACCACTTTTGACTTTTTGCATATAGATGCCAAAATTGAAAAGGATAAGATAGTCGGGCATGCAGGTGGTGCATTGGGTGAAATGATGCAGCCATATGTTAATCAGTTTTTTGGGAAACTTAACGAGTTAAAGGTGATAGCTAAAGTAAATGGTGGCCATGTGTATAACCTTTACAATCCACCATTCCCGAGTGAAGCGGGAATGCGTTTCCTTACTCGAAAGCTCAGGATGATGCTTACCAAAATGGCTTTTCCGGTAACCGCGAATCTGGCGATAACTCACAGCTGTCAATGCCGGTGTATACATTGCAGTGCAGATCCATTTATTGATCATACGAAAAAGGAACTCACCGTTGAAGAGATTAAGACGGTGGTGAGTGGGGCCTTGGATCTGGGGGCGAGCCTTGTAATATACGTTGGCGGAGAACCTTTACTGCGTAAAGAGCTCTTTGATCTCATTGAATTTGTTGATAAATCAAAGGCTATAGCAATGATTTTTACCAATGGGCTTCTGCTGACAGAGGAAAATGTCAAAAAGCTGGCTGAGGCAGGCCTGGCATCTCTTAATATTTCAATAGATAGCAGTGAGCCTGGTTTGCATAATGAGTTCAGGGTTGTACCGGGTTGTTTCGAGAAGGCTTTTGAGGGTGCCGAAAGATGCAGGAAAGCAGGAATACTGACCGGAATTTCAACGTATGCCACCAGTGAGGGGATCAAGAATGGCAACGTGGAGAAACTGCTAAAGATGGCGCAGCAGCAAGGTTTTTCAGAAGTCACAATATTTGATTGTATACCTTCAGGTCGCTTTTTGAAGGATACGTCCAAGATACTGGGCTCTGAGGATAGGAGACAGCTTATAGCGCTGGCAAAGAAATATCACGAAATGGAACATCCCATGGGTGTGAACGCAATGGCTTTGATTAATTCACCGAAAGGAGTTGGCTGTTACGGTGCCCAGTCTCAGTTCTATATGACTGCATACGGAGATATTAATCCGTGTGATTTTAATCCCATAAACTTTGGTAATGTTCGAGATATGCCGATACAGGCAATCTGGAAAAAAATGGTTACTCATCCAGATTTTAGTAAACGGCATCCAACTTGTCGCATGCAAAGTAAGTCATATCGGCGCAAGTTCATAGATCCTATTCCTGATAATGCTAAATTGCCTATATCCATAGAAGAGTTTGAAAGCATACCAAAGGTAGAGTCTCTGGTCGGCTGTTAA